The genomic DNA GGGAAATCGAGCTTGATCGAGCACATGATCGGGAGTGGACAGAGAAGTCCAAGCAGACCCAACCCTATTATTGGTGGCAATTCCTGACCCATGATGGTCACGATATCGGCTATGAGCATAAAGGTCCGTTGAAACTAGCCTTGCACCCCTATGCCGTGTATTCCAACTTCCCTAACCAGTTGTCGGATCACTTTTCCATCGATAAGCGGGGGTTTCGGTCTAACGGCCAGGGGCCTCAGCGTGAGGGAAAAAAGCGCGTGTTGTTGGTGGGAGGCTCAACGGCGTTCGGGACCGGCCTGGAAAGTGATAGGGAGACTGTCGCCGCGCAACTTTCACGGCTTTTGGACGTGGAGGTTATCAACGCTGCGGTCATCGGCCACGGTTCCGGGCAAGAGCTCACTTATCTGTTGACGGAGTTGGTGGATCTTCGGCCCGATGTGGTTCTGGCGCTGGATGGCTGGAATGATTATTATAAGAGGCTGGAATTGCACGATCCGCGGCTGCTTGGCATGAATGGGTTTGATGAGATCGAGTCACAACTCGTCGCTTTGGCGGGATTGGCAGATCCGTCCTTACTGAAACGCCTCACCAATTTGCCCCGGCTTTTGTTCCCACGCATCAGCCATCGGGTGAAATATTCCAGGATCGGGCTCTGGGCGGGATGGCTGGATCGGAGGGAAGCGCCCCCGCCCTCCATCGATCTTGCCGCCCATCATTATGTGGACAACCTCACCAAAATGCAGAAAGTCGGAACCGCGTTCCATTACCGCTTTCTCGTTGCCATGCAGCCGGATGTAGATCATTCTAGCGACTATCGGCATTTTCGAGAAACAGCCGTGTCCGCATTGAGACGCGGGGGCATACGAGTTCTTGACCTGGGTGCGCGCAAGGAATTCGCCCCGCACATGTTCATGGATCAAATGCATCTCAATGCCGACGGGCATCGCGTGATGGCGGAGATTATTGCCGAGGTGATCAGGGAGGCGCACCTGCTTGCCCAGTGGCAGTAGTCATACACGAAAGGGAATGAGCAGGCATGCATCGTATCGTGATTCTGATCGTTGGGTTGTGCCTTTTCGGTGTCGTTGGTTGTGCAGGAAAATCTCCGAAGAAACAGTTTCAGCGCCTGGCGGGTGAATTTGTCTCTCCGGTTCACATCACGAAGCCGGTCGATCAGCAGAGTGCGGTTCTCGGGATCACGATCAAGAGTCCGGCCTGGGTACCCAACACCGAAGATCGGTTGTATTTGGTGAAGGTCGAGAACGAGCGTGATCTCTTCGAAGGTTCCAAGCTGATTCCAACCAGCATTCTGGCTCCGCCTCCAGGGGCCGGGGGAGGCGGGACGGTCTATGTGCAAAATGTCCCGCCCGGGCGGTATGCGGCCGTGGCATTCAGCACCTCGGAGAAGGGATTCGGCAAGGTACGCGAAGTCACGTTATTCCTATTACCCAAGACAGTCGTGAAGCAAAGCGATACGACGGTGGTTCCCGGCAGTATCAGTTTTATGGGGGAATATGAAGTCGGCGCCTCGACGATGGTCCTGCAGGAGAAGGTGGCCGATCCGGTGCAGGAACATTATTTCGAAGCATTTTGGGGCAAGCCGCTGGCCCAGGTCATAGCCGAACTGCAGATGATCGGTACCCCGGCGTATTTCGCCGTGCACACGGTCAGCGTCAAGCAGGGGAGTCGGGACGCCGCCGCCGAAGAGCGGTTCCTGGCTGCCGCCAAGCGCGACCTCGAACCGGCCTGGGCGCCGGTGATCGAACGGCGTCGAACCGCGGCGAAGTAGGGCTTACTGACGCATGCATCTCATGCAACGCCTCACCGGTGCTATGTAAGCCCTGATCGTGTGATGGTCTGAGTCGATGCCCCTGCGTACGGGCGAAGGGGCGCCATCCAGCCGAATGGAACCCTCGCCTGCGGCGATTCCGGCCTGTTAACGAAAAATTTACCTTGTCCGGACGTGCTTGTGACCCTTGAACCCTAGACTGATAGTGAGAAGTCCACTATCCAGCACAGGAGGGGAGCATGCGACTCGTAACACAAGGCGTTCAGATGTATCGGTCTCGTCCGCGCCGCCAGGATATTTTGTCTCTCCGCCAGACAAGGCCGAGGATCAACGGTCTGTGCCTGGAGTGTCGGAAGGAGATTCCCTTCATACAACTGAGACACCGGCCGCACGCGACCTTGTGCACAAACTGCGTTCAAGAACGTCTCGACTGTCTGTCTGCGGATGCGCTCTAGCCCGGACTATTCATGAATACCTACTGCGTCGTCCGATCCTCTCGCCCGGCGGGGCTGTTCTCGTTCGGCCTCCTCGACGGACTGCAAGTACGCCTGCGTCGGCCTCACGTGCGAGAAGCCCCGCGGGACTTCGGTCTCGAACGCCTCGCGACGGCATGCATGAATAGTCCGGGCTAGTCGCGAGGGCAACCGCTCGTCTGAATATCGGCTTGTACCTGTTCCGGTATACGCTGGATCGTTGCGTGCCGTCAGGTAGCCTGCTAGAGGCATCGTGCCGGGGGTAGGAAGCGTCAGGCCTTCATGCCGAGGCTTCTGAGCTGGTTCGTGCCGATTGTGCCGCGGACACTGGAGGTTGCGGATTGCATGCGGCAATCGCCACGGAATCTCGCGTGGCCAATCACCGCTCCCGGGTCATTCCAATCTTTCTTTTCCTGATTGTTTCTCCCTTACAACGATGGTGTGATCGGGCTGGGCTGTAAGGGGCCGGGGGATCGGCCCCCTATGAGCGCGGTTTCGGGTCAAAATGGTGGGCTGTTCCGCTCCGGCTCAGAAGAGGGGAACAGCCCGGGAGAGAGGTGCGGAGAGGTGGCGCAGCTCAACTCCCAATCGGTAGCCGGCTTTCAGGATCGGTAAACCGCTTCTGCGGAGGTGTCGGGCCTCCATGCCGCGCGTCGTACCGAAGCCCGTTCTTCAGACAATTGCTTGCATGTGAAACAGAGCGTCGCATCAGGTTGTGCGCGTAGTCGCGGCAGAGGGATGTCCGCTCGGCAGCGATGGCAGATGCCGTACGAAGTGTCGAGCATGCGGCGGCTTCGAAGCAGGTGTGTGCGTAACGACGCGAATGCTTGGTGGTGTGGATGGAGTCGAATGCCCTGCGCGACGCTCATGGTACTCCCCTCCTCGTTGTCGAGCCCGCAGCATAGAGGGCTGACGTGACAACCGGATCAGCAACCGGTTAAGGAGGGGTTAATAATGACGAGTGGTTGCGCCTACCAGGAGGTTAGGTGACGAGCTTGTTCATGAGCCATTGCTGGGACGAACGAGCGGCTCTGCGTCCCGGTGTTTGACGCCGGTAGGTGCCATCCCGATGGAGAATCCAGGCGTGCGTATTATCTTCGAGGTAGGGGCGGAGGCCCTCGTCGATCACGCGTTGCCGCAATGTTTTATCCAGCACAGGAAACGCCACTTCGATGCGTCGAAAGAAATTGCGATCCATCCAATCGGCGCTGGAGAGAAAGACCCGGTCGTCGCCGTCGTTCAGAAAATAGAAGATCCGGCTATGTTCGAGAAACCGTCCGATGATCGAACGTACGCGGATATGTTCCGAGAGGCCCGCGATGCCGGGTCGCAAGGCGCAGGGACCTCGGACGATCAAGTCGATTTTCACCCCGGCCTGAGAGGCCTTGTAGAGGGCCCGAATGATTTGAGGCTCCAGGAGCGCATTCATCTTCGCGATGATGTGGGCCGGTCGGCCCTGCTTGGCCCTATCGGTTTCACGGCCGATCCATTTCAGCAAGGTGGCGTGCAATGTAAACGGCGATTGGAGAAGGTGTTTGAGCCGTCCCGGACGTCCGAGGGAGGTGAGTTGCTGGAACACCGTGCGCACGTCCCGCCCGATCGCCGCATCGCAAGTGAGCAGTCCGAAATCGGTATAAAGCCGTGCATTGCGGGCGTGATAGTTGCCGGTTCCTAGATGCGTATAGCTCCGCAGCATCCGGCCTTCCCGTCGGAGTACGAGACTCATTTTGGCGTGGGTTTTATGTCCGACCACGCCGTACACCACATGGGCGCCGGCCTCTTCCAGATCATGCGCCAGCTCGATGTTCGCCTCTTCGTCGAAACGGGCCCGTAGTTCGATCACCACGGTCACTTCTTTTCCGCCTCGGGCTGCGTCCACCAGGGATTGCACGATAGCGGAATCCGCCCCTGTGCGATACAGGGTCTGCTTGATGGTGAGGACGTGCGGGTCCGTGGCCGCCTGGCGGAGGAACTCGGTCACCGGCGCGAAGGACTGATAGGGATGATGCAGCAGGATGTCGCCCTGCCTGATGGCGTCGAACCAGTCTTCGCTCGGTACAGGCGTCGTGGGAATGCCGGGGGTGAAGGGCTGAAATTTTAGATCAGGCCGATCCACCAGGTCGGGCACGGCCATCAGTCGATGCAGATTGACCGGTCCGTGGCACTGATACACGTCGCGCGCATCGAGATGGAATTGTTCGCGCAAAAAATAGACCAGGTCAGGCGGGCAGTTGTCCGCCACTTCAAGCCGCACTTCGTCGCCGAATCGCCGTTCGGGAAGCTGACCTTCGAGCGCCCGCCGGAGGTCGTCCACGTCTTCTTCGTCCACGAAAAGATTGCTGTTCCGTGTGACGCGGAATTGATAACAACCGGTGACGTGCATGCCGGGAAAGAGCTGGTGCACGAACGCATGGATCACCGACGACAAGAACGCAAAATCGTGGGGCCAGGCGGCGTTGCGCACCGGCAGGTGAATCACGCGCGGGAGCGACCGCGGGACCTGCACGATCGCGGTTCCGTTGGGGCGGCCGAAGGCATCGGTCCCTTCGAGCGTCACCAGAAAGTTGAGACTCTTGTTGAGCAGTTTGGGAAAAGGATGCGCGGGATCCAGGCCAACCGGACTCAGGAGCGGGAGCAGTTCGCGCGAAAAAAACCGGCGCATCCACCGAATGTGCGACGGCATCCAATCGGCGCGTTTGAGAAAACGGATACGTTGGTCGGCCAGCTGAGGGATGAGTGATTGATTCAGGACGACGTATTGCTCATGAACCAGCTGGTGCGTCAGCGCGGCGATGCGAGCCAGGAGTTCCGACGGGGTCAGTCCGTCGGCGCCCCGTTGTTCGACTCCATGGGTCACCTGTTCCTTGAGTCCCGCCACGCGGACTTCGAAGAACTCGTCGAGATTGGAGCTCACGATGCAGAGAAACTTCAACCGTTCCAGCAGTGGAACCTTCTGATCTTTCGCCAGATCGAGGACGCGCCGGTTGAATTCCAGGAGGCTGAGCTCGCGGTTCAGGTACCATTCCGGCCGGGAGAGGTCACTCGTGGCCGGCCGGTGAGCCCTCGCCTTCGGCGTCGATGCGTGGGGCTGAGTCTCTGAAGGTGTCTGCGGCGATGACATAACCAGTGGGTCGGCAGTGTATCTCAGCCGTGCGAAACGGCGGATCAAGAAACGGTTAAATTTTTCACCATGCTGCCCGGACTATCCAGGTGGCAACCGGTGTCACCGGGCGCATCCGATGCGAGCGGTGGAGACCACGAAGTTGTCGAAGTATCGCTGTTGAATTTGAGCAAACGGGACGGAGGTCCAATACTGCTCCAGGTACACCGCGTTAATGCCGTAGTCGCGATAGGTGCCGATCCAATTGATTCCGGTGCGTTGCGCGTCGAGACGATCGTCGATCCAATACTCAAGCACGCCGTCGTCGGCATCGCCGTTGTTCAGCTTCATGTGGACTTCGATGCACAACCACTTCCCGATGTTGGGCGGGCTGAACAGGGAAGTCTGCCCGCCTGCCGCGCCGAGCCAGCGTAGGCGGAGGAAATCGTTATACGTGGTCGTGCGCAAAACACCGAATTCGTCGGTGCCGGACGCCGGATCGAGATAAAGCCGCTCTGGATCCGAATCGGGTGAGCTTCCGCTCCAGAGATGGCCGATGGCGGCCTGCGCAAACCGGTCGCTGGAGAGAATTGTGGCTCTCGTCAATTTGTCGGCGCCACCGCCGGTCCAGCCTGGCTGAAGTCGCAGATCGAATCGCCAATAGATGTCGCGATACGTTGCGGTCCCGGCATCGACCGGTTTGATGTAGGCGCTGGGAGTTTTGCCGAATGCCAGGTGGAGGGAGCCTCCGTGGGGATCGCCGGGCAGGTATTCCGCGCGCATGCCGGTTGAGTGGCCGACTCCTGCTCCGGCCTCGCGGACGAAACGACCATGCCGGATGTCGTACTCGAAATAACTCTCTAGCCGGTCGACTTCGAAATCGTCACACCAGAGCCATTCCGGATGACGGCTGTGCCAGTCGGCGCAAGCGGCTTCGGAACGCTCAGCCGCACCGACGGAACGGCCTGCCTCGACGAAGCAGGCGGCGACGAACATCGTCGCCGCGAGACTCCATCGAAGCAGGATGCCCATGACTAGGTCGTCACCGCACCTTCCGATGCGGAGGAGACGTGGCGGGCGTATTTCCCCATGACGCCGGACAGGTACCGAGGGGACGGATGCTTCACCTTCTTCAGGCGCGCGGCCAGTTCCTTCTGAGTCACGTTGACGTCGAGGCGTCGCTTCGTGATGTCGAAGGTGATGATGTCGCCGGTCTTCACCGCCGCGATCGGACCGCCCTTGATGGCTTCCGGCGCGACATGTCCGGCCATTAAGCCATGCGTGGCTCCGGAGAACCGTCCGTCTGTGAGCAGGGCGACGGAGTCGCCAAGCCCTGCTCCGACGATGGCGGCCGTGACCCCCAGCATCTCCCGCATGCCCGGTCCACCGGACGGCCCTTCGTACCGAATGACGACCACATCACCGGCTTTGATTTTTCCGGCCTGCACGGCCTTGAAGGCATCTTCCTCGCGCTCATAGACCTTGGCCGGTCCGCTGAAATGCAGAATGGAGTGGCCGGCGACTTTCACGACGCACCCTTCCGGAGCGAGGTTGCCCTTGAGGATCACCAGACCTCCCGTCGGCTTGATGGGCTTGGACAGGGGACGCAGCACCTGTTGGTCCGGCTTCTCCGTGGCGGCCTTAGCTTCCTCACCGATCGTGCGTCCCGTGACCGTGATCTGATCCGGATGCAGGATCTTCGCATCGATCAAACGTTTGGCGACCAGGGTTGTGCCACCGGCGGCATACAAGTCCGCCGCGGTGAATCGGCCGCCAGGTTTGAGATCGGCCAGCAACGGCACCTTCCGGTTGATCTTGTCGAAATCGTCGATGCTGAGCCGCACGCCCATTTCCCGCGCCACGGCCAACAGGTGCAAGACGGCATTCGTCGATCCACCGGTCGTCGCGACTGCCGCGATCGCATTTTCGATGGAGCGGCGCGTGATGATCTGCTTGGGCCGAATGTCTTTCTTGAGCAGATCCATGACCAGTTTGCCGCATTCGAACGCCACATCGTCCTTACGCTGATCCATGGCCGGGACGCCGTTTCGGCCCATCGGCGAGATGCCGAGAAATTCGAAGGCGATGGCCATGGTGTTGGCAGTGAACTGGCCGCCGCAGGCACCGGGGCCCGGACAGGCATGGTCTTCGAGATCCTTGAGTTCCGCATTCGTCATGGTGCCGGCCGCATGTTTGCCGACCGCTTCGAACACGTCTTGAATCGTGACGTCGTGTCCCTGGAACTGTCCCGGCATGATGGAGCCGCCGTAGATCATGAGTGAAGGGACGTTCAAGCGGCAGAGGGCCATGACGGTGCCGGGAATCGTCTTGTCGCAACCGGACAGGGCGACGACTCCGTCGAACAAGTGTCCACGTGCGACCAGTTCGATGGAGTCGGCAATGACTTCCCGGCTGATGAGCGAGGCCTTCATGCCTTCGGTGCCCATGGAAATGCCGTCCGACACCGCGATGGTGTTGTATTCGATCGGGGTGCCGCCTGCCGCGCGAATTCCGGCCTTCACCCGTTCCGATAAACGGCGGAGGTGGAAATTGCAGGGCATGACCTCGATCCAGGTGTTGGCGACGCCGATCAAAGGGCGTTCGAGGTCGGCATCGGTGAAGCCGACGGCCTTGAGCATGGCGCGGGCCGGTGCGCGGCCTGGTCCGTCGAGCAAGTTGTGGCTTTTGTGTCGTGGGTCGATCGTCATGGAAACTCCTTCATTTACGGGAACGGGGGGGGTACCGCTTCGCACAGCGCGCGTTCTGATGGATCGTAAACTTTCGCATAGATAGGCTCAGAGGGTCAATCCGCCGGTCCTGAGATCGGCTGCCGCTAGGCTTGGGAATGGCACGCAGGGGGAACGGGGGGCAGATGAATGGCACGGGTCGAGACGGTGCGGCAGGATCGCATCTGAAGGCGCGACCCCGCCGCAGGAACCTTAGTGCTTTTCTTTCTTGCCCTTCTTCTCGTGCTTCTCTTGTTTGGCTTCCTTATCGATGATGGTGCCGGTGCCCGCGTCGATATGGACTTCCGTCATTTTGCCGTCGGCTCCCAGTATTTCGACTTCCCAGACCGTCTTGTCGTGCTTCTTTTCAAGCTCGGCTTCGACGGCCGTGCCTGGAACCGCATCCAACGCGGTCTTGATGGCCTGGTCGATGGTGACCTTGGCATCCTTCACCAATTCGGCGGCGTCACACTTCTCGTCCTTGCCTTTGTGTCCCTTGTCACTCCAGGCAGGAGTGCTCGTGAAACAAAGTGCCGCGACCATCAGGGCAGGTACTGCAACGTGCTTGATCATGTGTGACCTCCGGTTCTGTGCAACGTGCACGGTTACTGGGGCTTCGCCTCACCGTGCGGGTTGGCGCCGTGCGGATTGCTGCTATGCGGATTCTTGCCGTGGGGAGCGGCCTGGCCTGCGCCCTTGTGCTGCTGCATCATCTTCTCATGTTCGGCTTGCTCTTTGGCCCGCTGTTCCGGGGTCAGCAATGCCAGGGCTTCCCGCCTAGTCTTGATCGACAGGACGCGGAGCCCGATCTGCACGTCGGCGCTTTGCTTGAGCTTGGCTTCGATGGCGGACAGGTCCGACTTCTCATCGTCGTTCAGTGCCTTCACTTCCCGTTCGGCGACCTGGATGTCGGCTTCCATTTTGATCCGGTTCTTATCGAGGTTGAGCTGGAGGTCCTTGAGCTTGGTGACTTGGTCGGCGCTCAATCCGATGTCCTTTTCATGCTTCAGGAGGTGGCGGATGAGGTGGCCTGCGCCCCCGTGCATCATCATTTCCATCATCGCGGCGCCCATGCCGTGCTGGCCCTTCTCGTAGCCGCCGCTGTGTCCGCCATATCCACCTTCGGGGTTGGCCCAGGCGGGGGAGATCGTCAGCGCGCAGGCGATGGCCGAAGCGGTGGCAAATGTGAACAGTTTCGTCGTCATTCGTTCCTCCTTCAGTTGAGAGCGATTAATGTCCGGTCAACCCGCGTAACAGCCCTTGGTCTCCGGTGAGGGCATTCACCATAAATTGAACGGCCAGCGCGGCGAGCAACAAGCCCATAAGCCGCGAGATGATCTTCTCGGCGATGGGATTGAGCCACTTCGCGCTGCGTGCGCCGATCGCTAATATACTGTAACTCGCCAACCCGATGAGTACAAGGCATCCCAATAATACGACGTGCAACATGAATGTGGTGGCCTGCGTCTCTAGTAGGATGACCGTCGAGATCGCGGCTGGCCCCGCCAGCATGGGGATGGCGAGCGGGGTGATGGCGATGTCGTCCTTGTTGGTGCCGGCCGCTGTTTCCGCAGCCGTTTCCTGCACCGTGGACCGTTGCGCCCGCAGCATGTCCAACGCCACAAGTAATAGGATCAGCCCGCCGGCGATCTGAACCGCCGGCAAGGTAATGCCTAACAATTTGAGGACGGTTTGCCCGAATAGGGCGAATCCCGCGAGGAGGGCGACGCTAACCAGACAGGCGACCCGCGCGGTCCGGAGCCGTTGCGCCACGGAATCCCGTGGGGTCATGGCGAGGAAAGCCGGGACCACGGCGATGGGATCGACGATCACGAAAAGCGAACTGAACGCGAGGAGCGCGTATTCGGCGATAGTCATAGAAGGGATTGGCCTGGGGCGGCGCTACTCAGGATGAACTGCGTCTCGATGCGGCGATGATCTCGGCCCGGGGATCGCTGTGGCGGGCGCGGCCCAATTGTTCGTAGAGCGCCCGTTCTTCGTCGGAAATGGCGGTGGGCATGACGATTTTCAGCTTCAGGAAGAGATCTCCCTGCTCGCCGGTCGAGGTCGGGAGCCCCTTGCCCTTGAGGCGCAGTTTACTGTCGGCTTTGCTACCGGGGGGAATTTTCACCTTCACCGGTTCCGTCAGGGTCGGAGCCATCACTTCAGCGCCCAGCGCCGCCTCCCATGGCCAGACAGGAAGGGTGACCTGAATATCGAATCCCTTTTGCCGAAAGACGCCGTTGGCCTGGATATGGACGCGCAGATAGAGGTCTCCCGGTTTGCCTCCATTGATGCCGGGTTGTCCCTTGCCCGCCAGGCGGACACGGGTCTCATTCTGCACACCGGCCGGAATGCGTACTTCGATCGTGCGTTTTTCAGCTTGGGTGCCGGCACCACCGCACACGACACAGGGCCGGCCCCGTACGATGGCGCTGCCGCCGCAGGCCTTGCATACGACGCGTTCGGTGAGATCGATGCGTCGGCTGACTCCGGTTAGGACGTCGCGGATGGTAAGATGGACATCGGTTTCCAGATCTTCCCCATCGACGGCAAATCCTGGCGAGGTTCCCCCACCACGGCCCCGTCCGCCGAAAAAGGTTTCGAAGATATCGCCGAAGTCGCCGCTGAATCCGCCGGCCTGGCCGCCACGTCCCGCTTGGGCGTCGGCCTGTTGGCGCGCCTGCTCATAGGCTTCCGCCTGTTCCCAGTTCGAGCCGTACTGGTCGTATTTTTTTCGCTTGTCCGGGTCCGACAGTACCTCGTGCGCTTCGTTCAATTCTTTGAACTTCTTCTCCATCTCCGTTTTTTTTGTGCCGGTATGGAGATCGGGATGGATTTCGCGGGCGCGCCGCCGAAAGGCCTTCTTGATGTCGTCGGCCGTCGCGTTCCGTGGCACACCGAGGATGTCGTAATAACCGCGTTGAGATGTGGCCATCAGGGTCTGTCCGTGGACAATAATCCGGTGCGCGTAGGCGAAGAGTGCAATCCTTTCCGGAGCTTACGAGGTCTCCGGATGCATTGCAAGCGAACTCACCGTTTTTCTCTTTTGCCTCCGTTGTCCTTATGACAGAGATAAGAGAGCCCGGGGCACAGTCAAGTGGGTGGGGCGGGGGGCGGAACCAAACGACGGGGATTGGTGAACCCATGGCGTACTATCCTGTTGTGCAGCGAGGCGAATGCTTGGCCGGTTATGCGTCTTGGTTGGGATGTCCTTCCACTGCTGACTAGCCGTGCCGATATTGGGTGCGCAGGCTGAACTATGTCACTTGCAGCGATGGGGCCTTGTCTTGTGCATTTGATGGGGGGCTGCTAGAACGGGCACGTGAGGTGCCGATCGTCTGGCATACCTCCAAAAGAACGAACCACAACTGCCGGTTTTGGACTCAGTGCTTGAATGCAGACCTGACGCTTGCCACAGGGGAAGCCGTATACGATCAACATCGTTGGTGCAAAACCCGCCAATCAGCGCTCGAAGCAGAGCGCCGAAAGTAGAAGCGGTGATACACCGATGAAAATGTTTCTTGGGGCTCGGAGCACTCTTGTTGGCATGTTGTACACAAGTCCACTCCGAAGCAGATGCCCGCGAGCGAGCCAGCCGGGTCTTCCAAGAGTTCATTCTGAAAAAGAATTTGGACAAAGGGCAGTATAGTGGACCGCGAATAATCTACAACGCTGTTGTTGAAGTCTGGGAGGCTTCCTATGAGGGGAAAGGCCTGGCAGAAGCTTCGAACAGGGTGACTATTCTAGTCGATAAGTACGGACGTGCAGAACTTCATGTAGAGAAACCCCAGAGCGGTTTTCGTCTGAAGCCTTCTCGCGCGATGCGGCTCTGGCCGTGGGTGTGCTGCGCAACAAGCGCTGACCACGGCAAGAATCTTCAGGCACCCTTTTGAGCCGTACCAATCTCACTTTTCCGAACGGC from Nitrospira sp. ND1 includes the following:
- a CDS encoding PepSY domain-containing protein, which encodes MIKHVAVPALMVAALCFTSTPAWSDKGHKGKDEKCDAAELVKDAKVTIDQAIKTALDAVPGTAVEAELEKKHDKTVWEVEILGADGKMTEVHIDAGTGTIIDKEAKQEKHEKKGKKEKH
- the ppk1 gene encoding polyphosphate kinase 1, whose amino-acid sequence is MSSPQTPSETQPHASTPKARAHRPATSDLSRPEWYLNRELSLLEFNRRVLDLAKDQKVPLLERLKFLCIVSSNLDEFFEVRVAGLKEQVTHGVEQRGADGLTPSELLARIAALTHQLVHEQYVVLNQSLIPQLADQRIRFLKRADWMPSHIRWMRRFFSRELLPLLSPVGLDPAHPFPKLLNKSLNFLVTLEGTDAFGRPNGTAIVQVPRSLPRVIHLPVRNAAWPHDFAFLSSVIHAFVHQLFPGMHVTGCYQFRVTRNSNLFVDEEDVDDLRRALEGQLPERRFGDEVRLEVADNCPPDLVYFLREQFHLDARDVYQCHGPVNLHRLMAVPDLVDRPDLKFQPFTPGIPTTPVPSEDWFDAIRQGDILLHHPYQSFAPVTEFLRQAATDPHVLTIKQTLYRTGADSAIVQSLVDAARGGKEVTVVIELRARFDEEANIELAHDLEEAGAHVVYGVVGHKTHAKMSLVLRREGRMLRSYTHLGTGNYHARNARLYTDFGLLTCDAAIGRDVRTVFQQLTSLGRPGRLKHLLQSPFTLHATLLKWIGRETDRAKQGRPAHIIAKMNALLEPQIIRALYKASQAGVKIDLIVRGPCALRPGIAGLSEHIRVRSIIGRFLEHSRIFYFLNDGDDRVFLSSADWMDRNFFRRIEVAFPVLDKTLRQRVIDEGLRPYLEDNTHAWILHRDGTYRRQTPGRRAARSSQQWLMNKLVT
- the ilvD gene encoding dihydroxy-acid dehydratase, translating into MTIDPRHKSHNLLDGPGRAPARAMLKAVGFTDADLERPLIGVANTWIEVMPCNFHLRRLSERVKAGIRAAGGTPIEYNTIAVSDGISMGTEGMKASLISREVIADSIELVARGHLFDGVVALSGCDKTIPGTVMALCRLNVPSLMIYGGSIMPGQFQGHDVTIQDVFEAVGKHAAGTMTNAELKDLEDHACPGPGACGGQFTANTMAIAFEFLGISPMGRNGVPAMDQRKDDVAFECGKLVMDLLKKDIRPKQIITRRSIENAIAAVATTGGSTNAVLHLLAVAREMGVRLSIDDFDKINRKVPLLADLKPGGRFTAADLYAAGGTTLVAKRLIDAKILHPDQITVTGRTIGEEAKAATEKPDQQVLRPLSKPIKPTGGLVILKGNLAPEGCVVKVAGHSILHFSGPAKVYEREEDAFKAVQAGKIKAGDVVVIRYEGPSGGPGMREMLGVTAAIVGAGLGDSVALLTDGRFSGATHGLMAGHVAPEAIKGGPIAAVKTGDIITFDITKRRLDVNVTQKELAARLKKVKHPSPRYLSGVMGKYARHVSSASEGAVTT
- a CDS encoding Spy/CpxP family protein refolding chaperone, which produces MTTKLFTFATASAIACALTISPAWANPEGGYGGHSGGYEKGQHGMGAAMMEMMMHGGAGHLIRHLLKHEKDIGLSADQVTKLKDLQLNLDKNRIKMEADIQVAEREVKALNDDEKSDLSAIEAKLKQSADVQIGLRVLSIKTRREALALLTPEQRAKEQAEHEKMMQQHKGAGQAAPHGKNPHSSNPHGANPHGEAKPQ
- a CDS encoding DnaJ C-terminal domain-containing protein produces the protein MATSQRGYYDILGVPRNATADDIKKAFRRRAREIHPDLHTGTKKTEMEKKFKELNEAHEVLSDPDKRKKYDQYGSNWEQAEAYEQARQQADAQAGRGGQAGGFSGDFGDIFETFFGGRGRGGGTSPGFAVDGEDLETDVHLTIRDVLTGVSRRIDLTERVVCKACGGSAIVRGRPCVVCGGAGTQAEKRTIEVRIPAGVQNETRVRLAGKGQPGINGGKPGDLYLRVHIQANGVFRQKGFDIQVTLPVWPWEAALGAEVMAPTLTEPVKVKIPPGSKADSKLRLKGKGLPTSTGEQGDLFLKLKIVMPTAISDEERALYEQLGRARHSDPRAEIIAASRRSSS
- a CDS encoding TraR/DksA C4-type zinc finger protein gives rise to the protein MSVAQGIRLHPHHQAFASLRTHLLRSRRMLDTSYGICHRCRADIPLPRLRAQPDATLCFTCKQLSEERASVRRAAWRPDTSAEAVYRS
- a CDS encoding MarC family protein — encoded protein: MTIAEYALLAFSSLFVIVDPIAVVPAFLAMTPRDSVAQRLRTARVACLVSVALLAGFALFGQTVLKLLGITLPAVQIAGGLILLLVALDMLRAQRSTVQETAAETAAGTNKDDIAITPLAIPMLAGPAAISTVILLETQATTFMLHVVLLGCLVLIGLASYSILAIGARSAKWLNPIAEKIISRLMGLLLAALAVQFMVNALTGDQGLLRGLTGH